The Strix uralensis isolate ZFMK-TIS-50842 chromosome 26, bStrUra1, whole genome shotgun sequence nucleotide sequence AGACGTGGCACGGCATCTCCGTAACCTCTAGAACAGAAACCGAGGCAGGACAGCCATCTGCTCAGGTTTGTGTCCTATCAGTCATttgaaaagaacacaaaaacaACCGCGTGAAGCATTTTTAAATTCTCGGAGCAGacaccctcccccatcccacgtaaaaataaagaacaaaagatCAGAATGAGATGATTTGATACCAACACGTACGCAACATGAATTCATGTTGAGCTTCCCTGTTCTTACCCACAAAAAAAGTCACCAAAGGCAAAGGAAAGATGCTCCCATCTCATTCTGGAAATTGAAACGTGTATTTGAGACCAACCCACCCCCCTCCCGTTGGGAAAAGCCCTCCAACGACAGCAGTGCATCCTGACGGCACCCACCCGGAGACCAGCCTACGGTTTCTCTTGAGTAAGCTGGCTGGAGACTTGCGTCACCGCCCTCACAGCCACTTCACCCAGCTGTGAAGCTCCGTTTCATCCGATTAACGGGGCGACGCCTTTAGACTTCTGAGGGGAGACGTGCAGAACACATCAGATTCTCATTCACATCATCTTTGTCAGAGGCACTGCTTGACCTAGGGCTCATCACTGAAGGCTCTGACTAATGCACAAATGTAAAGGCTGGTACGTGACCAGCAAAAACAGGAGCTCGCAAGGAATCTGAGGAAGCCCAGATTTATACACGCTCCTTACTCCTGAGTaggtaaaaaaacaacaacaacaaaaaaaaacccacccgccccaaaattaaaaaaaaaaaaacaaaacaaaaacaaccccaaacaaacccccaaaccaaaaaaactagGATTATCCTAGTCCTTTGGAGCATCTTTCCATTTGCAAGATCGCATCTGTTATCTAGAGATAGCCTACCAGCACCAAGATTAGGCTGCTTCCTTCTTGCCAAGAAGCCCCCTAAAAATGGTGCCCCCGATCGTTTAGGTAAGTGCCAATCCTCAATTAGAGGCCAAGTTTAAAGTAATACTTTCAAAAGTTCTGTGCTTCAAGAGGGACCATCAACGCATGGCACCAGGCTAACCTACCACAAATCCAAGCAGAGCACACACGTCTGACTTGACATCGCTATCCTGTTCTTGGTACATGTGCATGCCCTGGTAAGATACAAAACTTGTATTTACAGTTTTCATGTCTTTGTTGCACTAAAATGATCCCTCTTCTGTCTCTGGAAAATCATAAGCTGGCTGCAGTACAAGAGCAAGATTTTACTTTTGGTCAAAGTTACCACCCCCCaactcccaccccccacccccaaaaagcACCCCAAAATTGTTTACATTTAGTACCTGCCAGTCAGACATAAGCTGTGTGGCTCACAGAGTGTCTGTGACCAAGCTCTTGAGTTTGTACTCTAGTGCAGCATTTGCTACAATTACGGAGTCACtgctgacaaaaggaaaaaaaaaaaaatcccaaacacaaacCCCTTTCCATCTCATAAAGTTATTGTCAGGAGGCACCTGGCTTCTATTTCTGATCCTCAAGGAAACGGATGGGTAAATCCGCCTTGGAGTTCTGGACAATTGGACTCGGATTTCAGAAAAGAACAAGGGTCAACACGGGGAGAAATTAAGACAAAGAATTCCTGCCTCAAAGGTAAGCAAGCGTGGTGCGAGTGCAGCATCTGTATACGCAAGAAAACGACTGAGCGAAAGGGACCGCGTTCATCCAGGTGCCTCCTGACAGTGTTGGTGAACAGGctaaaagggaatttaaaaagaGTACAGTTTTTGATTTGTCTCACTCCTTTTGCCTGTAGATCAGGCCAAACATCAAGCATGTTGGGAGGGGCACAATTTAAAGCAACACTACTTGACCCGGAAGCGCTTTTCAGCAATATACAACGCAAAACAACAGACAGCAATTCATGCCAAAACAGAGGAGGTGGCAGGCAGCTTTCTGCAGCTTCTGACATCAGCAGGGGTCTGCCCTTACCTGCTCACAAGGCTGCAGAGGCCGCTCTGGGCAGAAAACCTGCAATGCTGCAGGAAGGAAATCAATCCCACAAAGCCACAGAACTGTCACTTTAGGCACGCCAATTGGTTTGCTACGGTTTCTCAGGAACCCAAATCCACGCCTTACGCACACCCCGCTCAGCAGTGCTGAATCCCATGGGATTCCCCTCACACCACGGTGGAACACAGGTCACGGCCCCCTTCAGAGCTGGGCAAGTTCCTGGAGTTTCTAAGGGGGAAATCAGGCTGAGCTACAGACTTTGGAGGCCCCGCAGCCCCACGAGCGATCTCTTCCATACGAGCGGCAGAGGACAGCATTGCTAGTGCCAGAGCAAACCCACCCCACCACGGGACGCTTCTGCAGGCCTGCTCTCCGTGGAGGTCAGAGCGCTTCTCATCCCTTAGTGTTGCAGAAAACTGAGCCCCTCTCATCTTTAGCTGCTCCCATAATCAGTCTAATCCCTTTAACCCCAGAAACCTTCATCACAAAAGAAGAAGTTATATATGAacccaaacaggaaaaaaaaaaaaaaaatcgtatttACAAAGTTTGTACAATATACACATCTGATTTTCTATGGGACACACTGCACCAGAGGAAAGAGGGCCATGGCTCTGAAACAAGTCTACATATCAAGTGCTGTAACTACTAATGAAGACTCTTATGGAAACCAGTCTTTAGTGTTCTGCTAGAGCATCGGGCTTTTCTTATGGCTCCTGCAAAAATGACAGGCTACTCTTTCCTTCTGGAGCTAGGATGCTGCACCTAATCAGCCCAGACTTTAAGGtggtttcattttaaatacaggtATTTACAGTGTGGGTGAACTGCAGATGCATATCAACTCCTCCaattcaaaccaaaaaaaagttgaagaaaaaagTAGTATTACCAATACGTTTcacctcccagccctgggcttgAGTActtggggaggaggagagggggaagagaggggaacTTTGACCTGAAACCAAAAACGGCTGTCGATTCCTTGGGCTGTCGGAAAGGTGATATTCTGAATGGTCTCATAGCATAAGGCACTTTGCACGAATAAGTAACAAGCTCTTTAGCTTAAAAACAGATGAGTAACCAGGGAGAAGTTGAAATGCACTCAGTCAATGGTTGAAGAATTTGAAATAGCAGACAAGCTCGTGTTCATCAAGATTCTTCTCTTTTCAGGGtttctcttcttcccttgctgcccctcccaccccaagaaaaaaaattttaaaaccagcaGTTAGTGCAACTAATGTTCAATCAGCACACAGTGCAAAcaagtggaaaaacaaaaagacattcctccttttatcttctttcttcttgacTGCCAAATTTAAAACGAAAAAAAGGCCGAGCTCTTTAGTCTTCATAGTTCCGAAATGAAAAGACgaagaaaaacccacaaagagaAGGGTATCCCCAAAGAAACAATGTGTCACAGATCTGGATCAAAGGGCTTCACCTTCCGGCGTGTGTAAtcaaagcctaaaaaaaaaaaaaaacacaaaccaaaaaaaacaaccagaacaCCCACAGTTAGATCCATCCTATGCAGAACTGGAACACAAGTCATGAATCACACTGACTACGTAGCAGCTCTGGAAAAGCAAAGGGCATCTGGGACAGCTCAACCTCAACCATGTCTTTGTAGAAAGAGGTGCTGCTCCCGCCCTACTCTACCTATGGAGCACGACTACCTACTGGTTTCTCGTCCTGTTGGAAGCGGCAAATAGTCCTTGGGCAAGGTCACGGCATTCCCCTTAAGGAAGCCACCCAAGAGCCTTTTCTAAGTTCATCACCTGGGGTTTGGTGTTCTATTTATCAAACTTGGAGAAAGCTCAGCCAGCCAAGCAGAGGCTTCAAGTCAGCTTGGCGTGACTGGCCAGGGCTACCCCTGAACGACTTCAAAGGAGGGACACAGGTTCGTTTGAATGCTATCTAGAGATCTGCTTCTATGCCCCCTTGTTGAGCAACGCCCGAGAAGAATTTCAGCAGCTTTGCTGGGATTCTCCTGCTAATACATGATCTCTGATAGAAGTACACAAAAGAATGACTCCTGCCCCAAACCGTATGGTATCTGATCTCGCGCAATATAGCACCTTAACTATAACCAGATCCAACGTCATCCCGTAGCTGTTTTGCTGGACTGAAATCCAGGGCGAGTTTTCTTAACAGAAGGACTCGACTCAGCATTCCTCAGACAATGATCAGAAAGTCTCTTGCAGTGAAACCTCATTTTCCTTTAAAGCTATGTAGACGACCTCAAGTGGCAGCAAAGAGGAATTACAGTTTTGCTACCTGCTTTGTTTACTTGCAAGAGTTCTCTGAACCAAAGGATGCAGAAGATGCAGCACCTTCAGCCCGAACCTGTTCCTTCTAACCGGTGCAGTGCTCCAGCTCTTCTGGTGGCAACTCTGCTCTCCAAGCTCTCTAGTTCTCTCCTCACCTTTCTGAGGACCACCTGCCTCTCTGCCCCTCACCAATTTCTCACTGCAACTAAGCAGTACAGAAAGAATTCCTTAGGCTGCCAGTAGTCATCCTGGCCTCCCCAGACACCGTTCCCTGCTCCCCATTTCCCCCTATTTTTGGTCATCTTAGCACATGGCCAGCATTTCACCTAAAACCACTAAACATTACTCCCCTCCCAGCTTCAGCACATCCACCATCCACAGAATTCCTCGCACTGACAGTATTTCAAACCCTTGTTTTCACATTCAGAGCCCCCTCAGCCCATGTGTTTCCCTCTTCCCCTGCGGTAACACTCACACATCAGCTCTGCTTTCCTCAACACAACTTCTCTACTCAGAAAGGTATTTACATACGCACATGTTTACTGTTTCTCATCTTCTACAGGTTCACTGTGGTATTCTGCCACATACAGGCTCTTGTCAATGTTGCTTGGTATGGGTTTAATTTCAGTTCCCAACTGCTCCTCAATACTTTTCAGGTTGAACCGATCATCATAGGTGATCAAGTTGATGGCCAGGCCAAGGTGACCAAAGCGACCTtgacaaaaaaaacaaaagacagaacAACTGAACTGAGTAATAGAaggctgactgaaaaaaaatctgcagactGTGGGGTTATTAACATTGCTTTCTGATGATAAAAATCATATCCAGACCTCGCCACAGGTCTTTGCAACTTCCACACTGGTTTTCGGTAAGGAGTTTTGTGTCGCTGTAGGAGTAAGAAACCCAGGAGGTTCAGAATGCTCTGATCAAACCTGCTCATTAACTACCGACGAAAAGTCTTCCACTGCTGCATTATGCACATCCAGCCCTTCTTCAGTAACAGAGTTCTTGAACAAGCCTGAACTACAAAGTTCCTTTGTTTACTGCCTTTCTTAAGGCTGTATTTTGCTGATGTCCAGGCATTAGAAACATACTGTGGAACACAGAAGACACCACAGAAGCTAAGCTTTCAGTATGCAATTTTCCCAAACTGCAAACAGGAGCATCAGTAAGTCTCCTGAGATTAAAgcaaaagatgcttttttttcttcccctcttcatttGGCTGCTCAGGCCAGTTTCAAGAGAACAGACCTTTTCAGATATTTGTGAGGATAACCATCTGAGATGATACCCCAAAATAAATTTGTTGGAAAAACCAAAGCTACCCAAAATAATTCTCGGATACACAAATAAAAAACAGAAGGTAATTCAAGTCTAAGAAACATCACAGTCATCAGCAAAATTATAGCTAAAAAGTTTTTCCTCTCACCTGATCTGCCAATACGATGGAGATAAGTCTCTGCCAGCTTTGGAAAATCAAAGTTTATCACCACGTTCACAGCTTGGATATCAATACCTCGGGTAAACAGATCTGAAAGACAATGCAGGTCACGAAGAAAGTTAATTTCAATGGGATCAAATGCTGACAGTATTCAGGGCGGAAAGATTGACAATGATTAACGTCGGCTTGCACTAGTTTTCAAATATAAGCTTCCCTCGTACCAAAGCCGGTTTACATACAACTGTTACAGCGGCTTCTTACTCTTTATCCATTATAAACACGAGTAATAAGAGAACAATGACCAAAATACCCGATCTGCACGTCTATGCTTACAAAGTAATTTGCACGAAGCTAGTTTTTTCCACACTAGGCTACTTCTGAGCAGGTGGTCTTATACAAGCATCTCCTCACACACGATTGTGCATCGCCAGTGTCACGATAGACTTGAGATCTGAACTACTTCCCCAGCTCATCTATTCTTACTCCGCTTCTAGTGACTTTTGTTCAGACAATCCAGACACACGTAGCGATCAGCAGACGCTGACACGGTACCGCCCAAACAGGCCGTACAATGGAGAACTCAATCATAGGCAGGCCAATCAAAACTATAACAATATTTGGAAAAGCTGAGCTATAAACATTTAAAGAATCAGCAAAACTTACTCGGGTGATCCTAGCCACAGTTGGAATGACATTTTGTGAAGCTTATGGCCCGACAACTCAAGAGGGCTCACGTCcgagaaaatacagaaaatacaactGGCGGAGAAAACACCATCACGGTAAAACGATTTGTTAACAAGTTGCACCTTCGTGGTTTGTCACAAAAATCTACGTGCCTAAAGCAGTGCTGCACCCTGCTATGTGCAGGCTAGACAAAGGCATCTTGCCAAAATGTGCGGGTTTGTTTTATCACAAATCGAGTCATCTGTTATACCCGGGCTAATGGCTAATCTGCTTTCTACCACAACCTTTAGGAACAGGAAAACGTTTTGGAACTCTTACCAGTGCAAACAAGATTGCGGCATAAGCCATTTCGGAAATCGTGGAACACACGATTGCGGTGCTCCTGGAAAAacataaacaaagcaaaagaaaacaaaaaaacagctttgACTTTCAGGCATATTCAAGTTACAAACACCGAACTTCAAGCGCATGAATTCCTCCCCCTTGTCACTGGAGAACAGCCTGAGTCAAACAAAGCCACTAGTACACATTTTTGAGTCCTCCTTACCTGTATATTCTCAAGAACTCAACAGAGGGGCCCTTGGTACCACTTTTAGACAAAGACACTTAACTAACTATTTTCAAGCCTTCTACAGTTGCATCAAAGCCATCTTGGAACAGGAGTATCTCAAGTTACAATTCCATTAAATACACATCGAGGAAGTTAAACTGATATTTTGACTATcaccttcccccagccccctgccaaATTCAACACGTGTTTTATTCAGTCCTTTAAAAACTGAAGTCAGCAGTTACTTCATTTTCCACTATGGAGTATTTTTCACTGCTGATTCAGAATTAGGGGTGGGACGAGCCAATTGTCTGCTCTCACAAGTCACTTTGGGCCACGTAAATATTAAGTAATACCACTGTTAAGGAGTGAAATTAACAGCGGGAATGAACAAATTGAAGGCTTCCACACAAACATACTTGCGTTTTGCCACAAAGATCATCTACCGACTGAtcaaaagcacaggaaaaaaatcagacttcaTGGAACCCATGTGCATATCTCTCTGTTCTCAATACCGACATCACTTCTATTTCTGCTTAATTAATTGCCGGTTTGCATATGGCCCAGCAAACCTTGACGTTACCCGTCAGTTCCATGAACCGCAAGCTAGGTCTCCTCTACGGTTTTTGTTTGGATTTATTCTAACttacatataaaatgaaaaaatatttcacagtacTACTGTTTTACACATGTAACTTCAACCTTCTGACATCTTCTAGTATGCTTGCTGAAACCAAGGAAATCAGGAGTATGAAGCTCAAGGACATCTGGGCCAACGTACAATTAACAGAAACCTCTGCACCAGCAAAGCCACGCTGGCATTTCTCATCACCTACACTCAGGCCGCGGGTGCTCAGTCCCCCCGTGCCGGTCGCAGCTTTCACCAAGAGGTTTGATCAAAGCCACCTCCCTGACTTCTCAGATTCCCCTGCTGTCAAGATTTACTGTTTGCAAAGCCACGCAGGGCACCCAAttggttttttgttggtattttttatGAATCGGGCTCGTTTTCATCCGTGCCAGTTACCCTGCGTGGCCTACCATGGCTCCCCGTGCTGGCAAGAGCAAGGCAGCAGCACTAAGAACCGTTGCCTTCTGGCTGCGGTCCGTGCTTACTCTGGACTAATTAACCTGGCCTGAAGTACTCTTAAATACCACCTGACCAGCCACACCAAGTAGTCTGGAAAGACGTtcgggggctggggggaaggccGGGATGGGGGACAGACCGAAAAACAAACTGACAGCAAAGCaacacatttcagttttcaaagaacATGCAAATTTAAAGCAACCACAAGACTTAATTCATCTATGCAGTAACGCCTGGGGCAGTATGGAATAAACCACTGTAGACTTCATACTCACCTGCCTCATTTTAGCATGGATATAGAAGCAGGAATAGCCCAGCTGGGAGATCTTTTTGGCTAGCAATTCAACCCGTTGAGAGGAGTTGCAGAAAATGATCGACTGGTTAATCTGGAGCTGAACATATAAGTAGCGTGCTCAGTAAATGCAGCTTTTTACTAACAAATGACCTAAGTCTAAATCCCTtccagaaagaaagcaaagcaggtaTGCTGCTGGTAATTTACACAGTATGTGTTTTTgtacaaaaggggaaaaaattaacaaagttCTAGAACACAGAGGTGCAGAACAAGCAGCACACACTTCTAGCTTTAGCTAAATAGCATATTTTGACAAGGAGAAAGTGTCGTTAAGCTGTCTTTGCCATCCTCGGTCTTATTCTTGGTTCcgaaaggaaaaaagcttctgaagCTCCTGACCCAGCCCTACCGCTTACCCTAGAGAACAGCGTATTGAGGCAGTGTACTTTCTGACGCTCAGTTACATAGGCATAGTACTGGGTAACTCCCTTCAAGGTCAGCTCCTCCATCAGATTAATCTCGTAGGGTTTCTGCAAATGggaattctgaaaaataaagagaacgATGAAGTGGGCACATCTACATGCAAAACAACGTAAGTACTTCCCCCCATCCGGCACGTTTAACTTCCTCCACGGCAAGGATGCACTATGTAGCCACTCGCTCTTCACGCCACACACAAAACAGACAGGGTAAAATTTCACAAGGGGTTACTTATAAATCCAGGGCAACCCCGCAGGCCAACGGGAGCAGCCTCTGGAAACAGATTGGCGCACATGGATGGCACATCACTACTATACAAAGTGGAAAACAGTACCTTAGAGGCAGGAACTGTGCGTACCTGGCTTTCCCATTAATGCTAGTGCAggtcaaaaattattttcaaacttcTGTCCTAGATTTAGGCTGCTTTAGGTTAAACCAGTGAAGTCTGGACGCATTAAAAAACCGAGCAATAACAGCTACATGCCACTCCTTCATACACTTCACGTGCAACGTCGCCACCATCGCACGTGTATGAATGCACCTGCACTCACCATGAACTTCTGTACGCTCAAAGGGAAAGTGGCTGAGTAGAGCAAAATCTGTCTGTTTTTAGGTAGCGTAAGAATAATGTCTTCCATTATTTGAACAAAATCTTGAGACAGCAACTTATCTGCCTGTAACAACAGAAGTAATAAAGAGTAAGTTAAATGAATGGGGCAAGATTTCAGTCTTCTGGTAGTACcacattgaggaaaaaaaaccccaaaccacccccaaCAAGAGATCAGGATCATTCTATTCTCCCCGCCCTTACGATGGGACCGACCCCTCTGGAGCACACACCACACTCCAAAAGATGCATGATTtagctgctggagacaggattCATCACTAAAAGGAAGTttaccctctcctggttttcaGCACTTTGATTTCACCAGAAtcaaattcaggaaaaataaatggaatctaAATTGAAACCACTTATCGGGGTTCCTATCAAGAGTTATCCAAGAGCTTTCACACAACTTTTTTCAGCTCAGAAGCACATATGGTAGTGGATGTTCATAAATCAGTTCTATACACAATTATGTGGTGAGCTCATTATAAACTGAAACCCAATGAAATGCATTCCTTCATTTCAGAAGACACTGTTAATCTATTCCTCAGGAATAGCAAAGACGAGGGGAAAGGCAAATTTTCCTGGGTTGTTTTCTTAAAAGATTTGTGTGCCGAAAAATTCTGCCACCAAAATACCTTTTCAAAAATACTGAGAAATGGATGAGCTACAACCTTATAGCATCTCTAAGCAGTTTGATTTTTTGCCGTGAGTAACGAGGAGACTCGCCGACACATATCGTAACTTTAGCTTGGCATTAAAGTCCCAGAACGTTTAACATGAGCAACTTGCCTCATCCAATACTATCATCTGGACATGCTCAACTTTTGCTACTCCTTTCTTGATGAGATCGAGAATTCTCCCAGGGGTAGCTATCACCACATGCACTGTAAGGTCAGAAGAGCAAAAAAGTTGGTTAAGGCGACTAGAACAACGTTTCCGGCATTCAGGGTCACATTTCATATGAACAGTTTGAGAGAATAACAACAGCATACAAACAGTGAATGAGACATATCATAGTCTGTTCTGTAACAGGCAAACGATAACACCGAGCAGAACTTCCACTGCCACAGTGTAAAAGCCACCAACAAACAGCAACTGTAGTGTAGCAGAAGTGCTCCGACCTGTATCATCAAGCCTCATTATGTCGTCTCGCAAATTGGTTCCTCCTGTTGTTGCCATCACTTTGGCACCTCCCATATGTTTGCTGACTTGGATACAGATTTGACTGACCTGCAGGGCTAGTTCACGGGTGGGAACGATCACCATTGCTGGAAGAGAAAAGCGCAGCCTCAGTTACCAGGAACACACCGTAGAGGAGACAGGCCCTTTATGAAAGCTACACTTCTATGGTTTGGGAGTTCCACTCTGGATACCCTGAAGAAGACCTAGAAACTACTTATGGACAAGGCAAATTCCACGCAAGGGTTCTCCATCCCTTGCCATTCCCTCCGCACAAATCCCCCAGCCAGCACGCTTGCTTGTTACTCCAAATCCACTTTCCAGGCAAGACGGTAAAGGCCAGAAGACGTCTTCCATTTCAAGCTTTTGAAAGCAACCGCAGGACTTTACAATTCTGCCTCCCCTCCACCAATCCCCATTAACTTACTTTGACAGTACAAGCAGATAACCCACACTGCTCAATTTCACTGCCCAGTTTTAGATTCGAGTCTGCTACATAGCGATCGATACCGTTACCCGGCTGCAGCTAAGTGAGATGCATCTCAACTGACCTTGTATATTGTCCTTCTTTAAGTCTAGCCGTTCAAGTAAAGGAATGAGGTAGGCTCCACTCTTGCCTGTTCCATTTTTTGCTCTAGCCAAGATATCCCTACCAGATAAAGCAATGGGGATGCTCTCCTCCTGAAAGGCAATGACAGACAGCGCGTGAACAATCGTAGGCCATGCTTGCTATAGAGGCTGGCCCAGTTTAACTCTCCTCGCTAACAGTATCCCATGAAATACGATTGTTTCATGAACAGAATATCCTGCAGACTCACAGCAGGAAGGAGTGAAACCTCCTATCAGTAAAGAGTTCCCCAACAAAGCAACAGCTCCGCTCCCCATATCCCACTTAAAAGTCCTTCTCTTGTCTGGCCATAAGAAAACCAGGGAACAGGTACCGCAGGAACTGTAAACCCATACCGACACATGAGGAAAGcgcaaaattaggaaaaaaagcgAAGAGACGATGCCAGTCACTAGCAAACTCCTCCTATGGAAAAAGATACCAACCCATATCTTCACATCAGAATGACCTCAGCCCACGTAATTCAAACCTGCACGCTCCTGTGATATACTTCTCATAAAAGCAACAGGCTTTCCTTTTGAAACTTCAGCCATTCAAACACGGGCCCCAAGCGTTTTTCACTTTACTGTCTTTGACAGCAACATCTAAGGAACCCTCAGCCTTTTGGAAAGACGGCATGGTTCGAatctgttttaaaacagacaaacTACCTAAAAGCCATTGCTTTCTCCTGCCTTAAGGAGATAAAGTGGCAGAGCTGTGGCAAGGATAATCCTCCAAAGAGCAATTAGAAGAGAGTTCAATCCCCGTGCCCCCCTGAAGTTTACCCATCAACAGTTCTTAACAGAACGAGCCTTGAAAGTAAGAGCAAGAtggagggagagaaaagtaaACTTGCTAACATATTCATCTCTCTCCCGTAATTGCCATTACACTCCTTCCAGATGCTTTGTGCGATAAAGCCATAGTGACCTTTGTAACAACTGAAGGTATGCAGCTTACGGTAACTCGGTTTTCCAGAAAACTGACAAGAGCAGCCCTGTTCTCGCTGGGACTACTTATGCGAAAGGTGTTACCGCACAGAGGATTAACACACCAACGCCTccagagcaaaaaggaaaatccaaGTTAACTTCTCTAAAGCGTCAGTCAGTCCCATCTCTAAGTCGCCCACTGCAGGACTCGGTGATTTAGTCGGGTGTTAGAAATTCTTGCCTTCCCCAAAGGGCCACCACCAAGTTCTACTTTTCACAACCCCATTTTCCCAAATCACAACAGGAGTATCCAACATTTAAGCATGAATAAGAACttcaataaatttataaaaaCGTAACGCTTCTTGTAAGTAGTCGGTTTGTTAACAACCTGAATAGGAGATGGTTTTTCCCAGCCCATTTCAAAAATTCCCATCAGCAACTCCCGTTTCAAACAGTAATCTTCAAACTCGTTTCCTTTTGTGGAGGTCACGTCCTGAATAATCAAAAAAAGCACATCCATAAGGTTAGGtcacacaacccacagcggtaGATTGCTCTGACTCAAGGAGAGATGGCCGACGCAGGAAGACCACCAAGCGCCTTCCACTACTACAGAGGAGTTCCCGCTAATCTGCGCGCCACCATGCAGCGGGGAAGGAAACATGAGCTTTCTCATAACCAAATACAGTACCATGAGCATACCCTGACATGTCCCCATCTGCCTGGCAAGAGACACTGACAATCAGTCCCATGCTGGAACACTAACCAAGTAAGAAATCCACAGTAAACTCCAGTTTGGAGCTTTCCAAGAGAAGCGTCTCTCCCAGGCAGCCGTAGAATAAATTAGTTCTTCACTTCAAACAGCAGGAGCTGAACTGCTCTTCAATCTTTGCttaagacaaatattttcctgctgcagcttctcccacctcttttatttaatatttatttctacagttCAATCATCCTTACCGAAGTTTTGATTCTCAAATCCTTTGGAGGGAGTTTTAAAGTCTTCTTCCAGTCATCACCAGGTCTACagcaaaaataaagtaaaaataaattttaaaaaaatctggtttaataatttaatttttaattcttttcttagATACAGTGATGAACATGTAATATTTTCACCTCCTGAAGGCTAAAAGCGCCTACACATATGAGCTCAAGTCTTCTCTGAGCTAAGCAGGATGCAACAGGCAGGAAACTGTAAACAGAAAATCAGCGGTCTGCCAAGCGCACAGAGAATTTGTGAAATCTTCATCCAGTCGTGATTCACGTCCCATTTTTAGGGCACTGAATCAATCCAGTAGAACACAGATTTAAAACTGAGCACCGACTTAGTCATATGACAGAAACTGGCTATAATAAATCCACACGAGAATATTTcatcacttaaaagaaaaaagaaatttctcttgCCCAGGGGACATCCGCTCTTAAATCATGAGTAATGTGAGAAGATATAAAATGCTTTGGGGGAGAAAATTAAGTAAGCACACCCTCCACTTGTTGATCAAACATTGTCTTTTGCTCTCAATGAGATTTAGACAGCCGCCCTCTCTTGAAAGCCACTATACAGAGGAGTGTAAGTCCTTCTCTTCCCCAATTCCTGGAAGCCATGAGTGAATTTAGGTG carries:
- the DDX6 gene encoding putative ATP-dependent RNA helicase DDX6 is translated as MSTARTENPVIMGLSSQNGQLRGPVKPSGGPGGGGTQTQQQMNQLKNANTINNGTQQQAQSMTTAIKPGDDWKKTLKLPPKDLRIKTSDVTSTKGNEFEDYCLKRELLMGIFEMGWEKPSPIQEESIPIALSGRDILARAKNGTGKSGAYLIPLLERLDLKKDNIQAMVIVPTRELALQVSQICIQVSKHMGGAKVMATTGGTNLRDDIMRLDDTVHVVIATPGRILDLIKKGVAKVEHVQMIVLDEANKLLSQDFVQIMEDIILTLPKNRQILLYSATFPLSVQKFMNSHLQKPYEINLMEELTLKGVTQYYAYVTERQKVHCLNTLFSRLQINQSIIFCNSSQRVELLAKKISQLGYSCFYIHAKMRQEHRNRVFHDFRNGLCRNLVCTDLFTRGIDIQAVNVVINFDFPKLAETYLHRIGRSGRFGHLGLAINLITYDDRFNLKSIEEQLGTEIKPIPSNIDKSLYVAEYHSEPVEDEKQ